The following are encoded together in the Paraburkholderia sp. BL10I2N1 genome:
- a CDS encoding succinylglutamate desuccinylase/aspartoacylase family protein gives MYTQNTPLLSPAIGTRRELTSFHFGPSDSGQKIYIQSSLHADETPAMLTSVLLKRRLLALEAEGALTAGIVLVPVANPVGLGQYVMGQFVGRFDLASGRNFNRHFLPFTSLVEPAKEALGADLLENQRIVRQLVRDELEQQKPLTEFESLQLALLKLSFDADLVIDLHCSLEAVMHVYTSEAAWPQIEPLARYLGSEASLLATNSGGQSFDETHSLLWWHLQEDLPAAKPVPIGTLAVTVECRGQRDVSYEIAQQDADAIIDYLIWRQAIKGDAKPQPALPMPATPLAGSEQFYAPASGILVHRAKIGDTIRAGDPLFDIIDPLTDETTTVESHTDGVLYMRRAIRFVTAGAPLGRVTGTRPVRTGVLLGA, from the coding sequence ATGTACACGCAAAACACCCCGCTCCTGTCGCCTGCCATCGGCACCCGCCGCGAATTGACGAGCTTCCATTTCGGTCCGTCGGACAGCGGGCAAAAAATCTATATCCAGTCGTCGTTGCATGCCGACGAAACGCCCGCGATGCTGACGAGCGTCCTGCTGAAACGGCGCCTCCTCGCGCTCGAAGCCGAAGGGGCACTGACGGCGGGCATCGTGCTCGTGCCGGTCGCCAATCCGGTAGGCCTCGGACAGTACGTCATGGGCCAGTTCGTGGGACGCTTCGACCTCGCCAGCGGACGCAACTTCAACCGTCATTTCCTGCCTTTCACTTCACTCGTCGAACCCGCGAAGGAAGCGCTGGGCGCCGATCTGCTCGAAAATCAGCGGATCGTCCGGCAACTGGTTCGCGACGAACTCGAACAGCAGAAGCCGCTGACCGAATTCGAGTCGTTGCAACTGGCGTTGCTGAAGCTGTCGTTCGATGCCGACCTCGTCATCGATCTGCACTGTTCGCTGGAAGCCGTGATGCACGTGTACACCAGCGAGGCCGCGTGGCCACAGATCGAACCGCTCGCGCGCTATCTCGGCTCCGAGGCGTCGCTGCTCGCGACGAACTCCGGCGGCCAGTCGTTCGACGAGACGCATAGCCTGCTCTGGTGGCATCTTCAGGAGGATCTGCCCGCGGCCAAGCCCGTCCCCATCGGCACGCTCGCGGTAACGGTCGAATGCCGTGGCCAGCGCGACGTGTCGTATGAGATTGCCCAACAGGATGCGGACGCGATCATCGATTACCTGATCTGGCGCCAGGCGATCAAAGGCGACGCGAAGCCGCAGCCTGCATTGCCCATGCCGGCGACGCCGCTCGCGGGCAGCGAACAGTTCTACGCGCCGGCAAGCGGGATCCTCGTGCATCGCGCGAAGATCGGCGACACCATCCGCGCGGGCGATCCGCTCTTCGACATCATCGACCCGCTCACCGACGAAACGACGACCGTCGAGAGCCACACCGACGGCGTGCTCTATATGCGGCGCGCGATCCGTTTTGTGACGGCCGGCGCGCCGCTGGGCCGCGTCACCGGGACGCGGCCCGTGCGCACCGGCGTATTGCTCGGCGCGTGA
- a CDS encoding MAPEG family protein: protein MDNVALACVVVLGLLLFGLGLSISVMRFREGTTSGCEPDPANRLHKLVRAHANTAEYVPFLALLFLYLGARSPSAATVSLIVAATVCRCLLVVGLIAWPTMAKPNPFRFVGALGTYLTGMALCAMLLR from the coding sequence ATGGACAACGTTGCTCTCGCATGCGTGGTCGTTCTAGGGCTACTCTTATTCGGCCTCGGATTGTCCATCTCGGTGATGCGTTTTCGCGAAGGCACCACCTCAGGCTGCGAGCCGGACCCTGCGAACCGGCTACACAAGCTCGTCCGGGCTCATGCCAACACGGCCGAATACGTGCCGTTCCTCGCGTTGCTGTTTCTCTACCTTGGCGCGAGATCGCCTTCGGCGGCGACGGTGTCGCTGATCGTCGCGGCAACCGTGTGCCGCTGTTTGCTCGTCGTCGGACTGATCGCATGGCCAACGATGGCAAAACCCAACCCCTTCCGGTTCGTCGGCGCACTTGGGACCTACCTGACCGGAATGGCGCTATGTGCGATGCTGCTGCGTTGA